In Rhodanobacter denitrificans, a single window of DNA contains:
- a CDS encoding ATP-grasp domain-containing protein has translation MSTHAVTRRLAVATSADHPAIQPDDAHLAASLEQLGVRPVVCVWNDPTLDWSAFDAVLIRTIWDYFKHHAAFLDWLDRLDRLGIPTINDSALLRWNSDKRYLLELARHGVAIIPTRLATASALPGALAAMSGQSVVVKPNISGSAWRTLRGTAGDAAFAAAVAQLPRGHDYLVQPFVPEVVSDGEWSLLYFAGTFSHAVIKRPAAGDYRVQGEYGGSAEPAQPDAAILAAADRALAAVAAIGHGDHAYVRVDGVVSGGRFLVMELELIEPFLHLAAHPAAAERLARDVAARLSPVALADAR, from the coding sequence ATGTCCACTCACGCTGTCACGCGCCGGCTCGCCGTCGCCACGTCCGCCGACCATCCCGCCATCCAGCCCGACGATGCCCATCTGGCGGCGTCGCTGGAGCAGCTCGGCGTCCGGCCGGTGGTCTGCGTGTGGAACGACCCGACGCTGGACTGGTCGGCGTTCGACGCGGTGCTGATCCGCACCATCTGGGATTACTTCAAGCACCACGCGGCGTTCCTCGACTGGCTGGATCGGCTCGACCGCCTCGGCATTCCTACCATCAACGACAGCGCGCTGCTGCGCTGGAACAGTGACAAGCGCTACCTGCTCGAACTGGCGCGGCACGGCGTGGCGATCATTCCCACGCGACTCGCAACGGCCAGTGCGCTGCCCGGGGCGCTGGCGGCAATGAGCGGGCAGTCGGTGGTGGTCAAGCCCAACATCAGCGGCAGCGCCTGGCGCACGCTGCGCGGCACCGCCGGCGACGCGGCGTTCGCCGCCGCGGTGGCGCAACTGCCGCGCGGCCACGACTACCTGGTGCAGCCGTTCGTGCCGGAAGTGGTCAGCGACGGCGAATGGTCGCTGCTGTATTTCGCCGGCACATTCAGCCACGCGGTGATCAAGCGCCCGGCCGCCGGCGACTACCGCGTGCAGGGCGAGTACGGCGGCAGCGCCGAGCCGGCGCAGCCCGATGCCGCGATCCTGGCCGCGGCCGACCGCGCACTGGCGGCAGTGGCCGCGATCGGCCATGGCGACCATGCCTACGTGCGCGTCGACGGCGTAGTCAGCGGCGGGCGTTTCCTGGTGATGGAGCTGGAGCTGATCGAGCCGTTCCTGCACCTGGCCGCACACCCTGCCGCCGCCGAGCGGCTGGCCCGGGACGTGGCCGCCCGGCTGTCGCCGGTCGCGCTGGCGGACGCCCGCTGA
- a CDS encoding RNA polymerase sigma factor has protein sequence MDDIRSSPDRDLVDAVLAKRPGAFERLVHEYQGLCWHIVQRMVRNPEDARELCQDTFLRVHQCLHQYRGESALKSWIGRVAYTIALRHLQHKRIALVDHGADDGYALVENLGDGFDLEAACADEETARHLHEAIEALPPLQRTLLTLYYLEETTIPEIARITGLASGTIKSHLFRSRLRLRGALETRTGVAA, from the coding sequence ATGGATGACATCCGCAGCAGCCCCGACCGCGACCTGGTCGACGCCGTGCTGGCCAAGCGGCCGGGCGCGTTCGAACGGCTCGTGCACGAGTACCAGGGGCTGTGCTGGCACATCGTCCAGCGCATGGTGCGCAACCCGGAGGACGCGCGCGAGCTGTGCCAGGACACCTTCCTGCGCGTGCACCAGTGCCTGCACCAGTACCGCGGCGAGAGCGCGCTGAAATCCTGGATCGGCCGCGTGGCGTACACCATCGCGCTGCGCCACCTGCAGCACAAGCGCATTGCGCTGGTCGATCATGGCGCCGACGACGGCTACGCACTGGTGGAGAATCTCGGCGACGGCTTCGACCTGGAGGCGGCCTGCGCGGACGAGGAAACCGCGCGGCACCTGCATGAGGCGATCGAAGCGTTGCCGCCGTTGCAGCGCACGCTGCTGACGCTGTATTACCTCGAAGAAACGACCATCCCGGAGATCGCCCGGATCACCGGCCTGGCCAGCGGCACCATCAAGAGCCACTTGTTCCGCTCACGCCTGCGCCTGCGCGGCGCGCTCGAAACGCGGACCGGAGTTGCAGCATGA
- a CDS encoding trimeric intracellular cation channel family protein yields the protein MNEQLLFNLVDLAGTFAFAISGATAARRCNLDLFGILAIAFITACGGGIVRDLCIGAVPPAGLSDWRYLLTAVVAALLTVVAYRWVERLTYPVRLFDAMGLGLFAVYGAHKALLFGHNAEVAILLGMVTAIGGGMARDVLLARVSIVLQQEIYALAALAGAALAVLGEYLHWPAVWATWLPILFCFGLRFASLRYHWNLPRFGRERQA from the coding sequence ATGAACGAGCAACTGCTGTTCAACCTGGTGGACCTGGCCGGCACGTTCGCGTTCGCGATCAGCGGCGCGACCGCGGCCCGGCGCTGCAACCTCGACCTGTTCGGCATCCTGGCGATTGCCTTCATCACCGCCTGCGGCGGCGGCATCGTGCGCGACCTGTGCATCGGCGCGGTCCCGCCGGCGGGCTTGTCCGACTGGCGCTACCTGCTCACCGCGGTGGTCGCCGCGCTGCTCACCGTGGTGGCCTATCGCTGGGTGGAGCGGCTGACCTATCCGGTGCGCCTGTTCGACGCGATGGGGCTGGGCCTGTTCGCGGTATACGGCGCGCACAAGGCGCTGCTGTTCGGCCACAACGCGGAGGTGGCGATCCTGCTCGGCATGGTCACCGCGATCGGCGGCGGCATGGCGCGCGACGTGCTGCTGGCGCGCGTGTCGATCGTGTTGCAGCAGGAGATTTACGCGCTGGCCGCGCTCGCCGGCGCCGCGCTGGCGGTGCTCGGCGAATACTTGCACTGGCCCGCGGTGTGGGCGACCTGGCTGCCGATCCTGTTCTGTTTCGGGCTGCGCTTCGCGTCGCTGCGCTACCACTGGAACCTGCCGCGCTTCGGCCGCGAACGCCAGGCGTGA
- a CDS encoding DUF6249 domain-containing protein yields the protein MSFGELIPISLFVCIVYSIKVCVDAMVRRHMVNAGGSEQLVNSILREEDQRRRHSSLRWGVVLVALAIGFGLIQWFDWHEITPGLIAVLAGTTGLGNLAFFAISRRIG from the coding sequence ATGAGCTTCGGCGAACTCATCCCGATCAGCCTGTTTGTCTGCATCGTCTATTCGATCAAGGTCTGCGTCGACGCCATGGTGCGCCGGCACATGGTCAATGCCGGCGGTTCGGAGCAGCTGGTCAATTCGATCCTGCGCGAGGAGGACCAGCGCCGCCGCCATTCCTCGCTGCGCTGGGGCGTCGTGCTGGTGGCGCTGGCGATCGGCTTCGGCCTGATCCAGTGGTTCGACTGGCACGAGATCACCCCCGGCCTGATCGCGGTGCTGGCCGGCACGACCGGGCTGGGCAACCTGGCGTTCTTCGCGATCTCGCGGCGGATCGGCTAG
- the dinB gene encoding DNA polymerase IV codes for MHPTTVVRVPAPSRKILHVDMDAFYASVEQRDDPSLRGKPVAVAWRGARSVVCAASYEARVFGVRSAMPAIRAERLCPQLIFVPPDFVRYKAVSRQVREIFARHTELIEPLSLDEAYLDVTTTKSGLGSATATAEAIREAIRKETRLTASAGVAPNKFLAKIASDFRKPDGLFVIRPQQVEAFLTPLPVGRLPGVGKVMEAKLAALGIATVGELRAFAQAELEQRFGRWGRRLHELAQGIDEHPVQPQRPTLQVSAEDTFEHDLRLDELEPHIRQLAEKAWAGHQREHGRVARTVVLKLKTADFHTLTRSLTPPTRPMSAAELADIACALRERVQRPADSRYRLVGVGLAGFVDRDSYQAQADLFDA; via the coding sequence ATGCATCCCACCACGGTCGTCCGCGTGCCCGCTCCGTCGCGCAAGATCCTCCACGTCGACATGGACGCGTTCTACGCGTCGGTGGAGCAGCGCGACGACCCTTCGCTGCGCGGTAAGCCGGTGGCGGTGGCCTGGCGCGGCGCGCGCTCGGTGGTGTGCGCGGCCAGCTACGAGGCGCGCGTGTTCGGCGTGCGCTCGGCGATGCCGGCGATCCGCGCCGAGCGGCTGTGCCCGCAGCTGATCTTCGTGCCGCCGGATTTCGTGCGCTACAAGGCGGTGTCGCGGCAGGTGCGCGAAATCTTCGCGCGGCATACCGAGCTGATCGAACCGTTGTCGCTGGACGAGGCCTACCTCGACGTCACCACGACGAAAAGCGGCCTGGGTTCGGCCACCGCCACCGCCGAGGCGATCCGCGAGGCGATCCGCAAGGAAACCCGGCTGACCGCGTCGGCCGGCGTCGCGCCGAACAAGTTCCTGGCCAAGATCGCCTCGGATTTCCGCAAGCCCGACGGCCTGTTCGTGATCCGCCCGCAGCAGGTCGAGGCGTTCCTCACTCCCCTGCCGGTGGGCCGCCTGCCCGGCGTGGGCAAGGTGATGGAGGCGAAGCTGGCCGCGCTCGGCATCGCCACCGTGGGCGAGTTGCGCGCGTTCGCGCAGGCCGAGCTGGAGCAACGCTTCGGCCGCTGGGGTCGGCGCCTGCACGAGCTGGCGCAGGGCATCGACGAGCATCCGGTACAGCCGCAGCGCCCCACCTTGCAGGTTTCGGCCGAGGATACGTTCGAACACGACCTGCGGCTCGACGAACTGGAACCGCACATCCGCCAGCTCGCCGAAAAGGCCTGGGCCGGCCACCAGCGCGAGCACGGCCGGGTGGCGCGCACCGTGGTGCTGAAGCTGAAGACCGCCGACTTCCACACGCTGACCCGCAGCCTCACCCCGCCAACGCGGCCGATGTCAGCCGCCGAGCTGGCCGACATCGCCTGCGCGTTGCGCGAGCGTGTCCAGCGCCCCGCCGACAGCCGCTACCGCCTGGTCGGCGTCGGCCTGGCCGGCTTCGTCGACCGCGACAGCTACCAGGCGCAGGCGGATCTGTTCGATGCCTGA
- a CDS encoding UPF0104 family protein: MADPHAPAGSSARWLRLLSWSGSLAAFALALWLLHRYLTHLSWHDVAAAWSQLPGWRIACSAGAALLSLAMLAMFDVLAARTVVRERIPAQLAAFAGAVTQGISNTLGFHAITGAALRYRIYATAGLGAGDIARIVALAGFGVGLGFTVVTTGALCWQPEITRGWGRWPGAALLLALLALLAWLARPRTLALGRLTLALPNARIAAAQMLVGGVEMLAALGALYVLLPAASAPPLVDFLPIYVAAVLAGIASHAPGGLGVFETIMLASFPPAARADLLAAILCYRLTYTALPFVLGSVALAVFEWRLRRSARHRC; the protein is encoded by the coding sequence ATGGCTGACCCGCACGCTCCCGCCGGGTCGTCCGCGCGCTGGCTGCGCCTGCTGTCGTGGTCGGGCTCGCTGGCGGCGTTCGCCCTGGCGCTGTGGCTGCTGCATCGCTACCTCACCCACCTCAGCTGGCACGACGTGGCAGCGGCCTGGTCGCAGTTGCCGGGTTGGCGCATCGCGTGTTCCGCCGGGGCGGCGCTGCTCAGTTTGGCGATGCTGGCGATGTTCGACGTGCTCGCTGCGCGCACCGTGGTGCGCGAGCGCATCCCGGCGCAGCTGGCCGCGTTCGCCGGCGCGGTCACCCAGGGCATCTCGAACACGCTGGGCTTCCATGCGATCACCGGCGCCGCGCTGCGCTACCGCATCTACGCCACGGCCGGACTCGGCGCCGGCGACATCGCGCGCATCGTGGCGCTGGCCGGGTTCGGCGTGGGGCTGGGCTTCACCGTGGTGACCACCGGCGCGCTGTGCTGGCAGCCGGAGATCACCCGCGGCTGGGGCCGCTGGCCGGGCGCGGCGCTGCTGCTGGCGCTGCTCGCACTGCTCGCCTGGCTGGCCCGCCCGCGCACGCTCGCGCTGGGGCGACTGACGCTGGCCTTGCCGAACGCGCGCATCGCCGCCGCGCAGATGCTGGTCGGCGGCGTGGAGATGCTGGCCGCGCTCGGCGCGCTGTACGTGCTGCTGCCGGCGGCGAGCGCGCCGCCGCTGGTGGACTTCCTGCCGATCTACGTGGCCGCCGTGCTGGCCGGCATCGCCAGCCATGCACCGGGTGGGCTGGGCGTGTTCGAGACGATCATGCTGGCCTCGTTTCCGCCCGCGGCGCGCGCCGACCTGCTCGCCGCGATCCTGTGCTATCGGCTTACCTACACCGCGCTGCCGTTCGTGCTGGGCAGCGTCGCGCTGGCGGTGTTCGAGTGGCGCCTGCGGCGCTCGGCGCGGCATCGCTGCTGA